A genomic window from Aquila chrysaetos chrysaetos chromosome 9, bAquChr1.4, whole genome shotgun sequence includes:
- the LOC115346613 gene encoding carbonic anhydrase 15-like isoform X3, with product MGSQGLGITFLTLPLVVRAAAGGQWCYDSQDPKCGPSHWKELKATCGGDKQSPVNIDRRRLQRDSGLGDILFEGYDQAPPGKWRLANNGHTVVLSLASELASEHITISGGGLPSRYRALQLHFHWGSPAGNGSEHTLDGRQLPMELHIVHINVKYRTLAEAKGHPNGLAVLGFFFQVSETPNANYNTIVAGLRNVSQAGDSVDLASTFRLSTLLPHAGRLSGYYRYQGSLTTPDCSEVVVWTVFEEPVEIGREQLRAFVSTLHFPAAGPTLLKMTNNFRPPQPLRSRKVFASRAATASGGSLCGGCHQLLSPLLLLASLGPFSPTP from the exons ATGGGGTCGCAGGGGCTGGGGATAACTTTTCTGACTTTGCCTCTCGTCGTGAGAGCAGCGGCGGGAG GGCAGTGGTGTTATGACTCGCAGGACCCCAAATGTG gaCCCAGCCACTGGAAGGAGCTGAAAGCCACGTGCGGCGGCGACAAGCAGTCCCCCGTGAACATTGACAGGCGCCGGCTGCAGCGGGACAGCGGCCTCGGGGACATCCTCTTCGAGGGCTACGACCAGGCCCCGCCGGGCAAGTGGAGGCTGGCAAACAACGGGCACACGG TGGTGCTGAGCCTGGCGAGCGAGTTGGCCTCCGAGCACATCACCATCAGCGGCGGGGGCCTCCCCAGCAGGTACCGCGCTCTGCAGCTCCACTTCCACTGGGGCAGCCCAGCCGGGAACGGCTCCGAGCACACCCTCGACGGGCGCCAGCTCCCCATGGAG CTGCACATTGTCCACATCAATGTCAAGTACCGGACGCTGGCAGAGGCCAAGGGGCATCCCAACGGGCTGGCCGTCCTCGGCTTCTTCTTCCAG GTCTCTGAAACCCCTAACGCCAACTACAACACCATCGTGGCGGGGCTGAGGAACGTCTCCCAGGCTG GGGACTCCGTGGATTTGGCCTCCACCTTCCGCCTGAGCACCCTGCTGCCGCATGCCGGCCGGCTCTCTGGGTACTACCGCTACCAGGGCTCCCTCACTACCCCTGACTGCAGCGAGGTCGTCGTCTGGACCGTCTTCGAGGAGCCGGTGGAGATCGGCCGGGAGCAG CTGCGGGCGTTTGTCAGCACCCTCCACTTCCCGGCCGCCGGTCCCACGCTCCTAAAAATGACCAACAACTTCCGTCCGCCGCAGCCCCTCCGCAGCCGGAAGGTCTTCGCCTCCAGGGCGGCCACAGCCAGCGGCGGGTCCCTGTGCGGGGGCTGccaccagctcctctcccccctgctcctgctcGCCTCGCTCGGCCCCTTCTCACCCACCCCGTAG
- the LOC115345496 gene encoding immunoglobulin lambda-1 light chain isoform X4, protein MAWATLLLAVLAHSSGSLVQAALTQPLSVSVNVGQTVRITCSGFNVNSSVAWYQQKAPGGPPVTVSYWNDKRPSGMPSRFSASKSGTTSTLTVTGVQVEDEAVYYCGGHSSSSSNVFGAGTLLTVLGQPKASPSVYLFPPSPDELSTQSKATLVCLLGDFYPGAVQVTWTADGRTLSSGVETSQPQRQTNNQYMASSYLTLSASDWKSHETYACKVTHEAGNVEKSLKRSECS, encoded by the exons ATGGCCTGGGCCACTCTACTCCTCGCTGTGCTCGCTCACAGCTCAG gtTCCCTGGTCCAGGCAGCGCTGACTCAGCCGCTCTCCGTGTCAGTGAACGTGGGACAAACTGTCAGGATCACCTGCTCTGGGTTTAATGTCAACAGTTCTGTTGCCTGGTACCAGCAGAAGGCACCTGGTGGTCCCCCTGTCACTGTCAGCTACTGGAATGACAAGAGACCCTCAGGCATGCCCTCACGATTCTCCGCATCCAAGTCCGGCACGACCAGCACATTAACTGTCACTGGGGTCCAAGTTGAGGACGAGGCTGTCTATTACTGTGGTGGccatagcagcagcagcagcaa TGTATTCGGGGCCGGGACCCTGTTGACCGTCCTAG GCCAGCCCAAGGCCTCGCCCTCCGTCTACCTCTTCCCGCCGTCCCCCGACGAGCTCTCGACGCAGAGCAAAGCCACCCTGGTGTGTCTGCTGGGAGACTTCTACCCCGGCGCCGTGCAGGTGACCTGGACGGCCGATGGCCGTACCCTCTCCAGCGGCGTCGAGACCAGCCAGCCCCAGCGGCAGACCAACAACCAGTACATGGCCAGCAGCTACCTGACGCTGAGTGCCTCCGACTGGAAGAGCCACGAGACCTACGCCTGCAAGGTCACGCACGAGGCCGGCAATGTGGAGAAGAGCCTGAAGAGATCCGAGTGCTCCTAA
- the LOC115346613 gene encoding carbonic anhydrase 15-like isoform X5: MGQWCYDSQDPKCGPSHWKELKATCGGDKQSPVNIDRRRLQRDSGLGDILFEGYDQAPPGKWRLANNGHTVVLSLASELASEHITISGGGLPSRYRALQLHFHWGSPAGNGSEHTLDGRQLPMELHIVHINVKYRTLAEAKGHPNGLAVLGFFFQVSETPNANYNTIVAGLRNVSQAGDSVDLASTFRLSTLLPHAGRLSGYYRYQGSLTTPDCSEVVVWTVFEEPVEIGREQLRAFVSTLHFPAAGPTLLKMTNNFRPPQPLRSRKVFASRAATASGGSLCGGCHQLLSPLLLLASLGPFSPTP; the protein is encoded by the exons Atgg GGCAGTGGTGTTATGACTCGCAGGACCCCAAATGTG gaCCCAGCCACTGGAAGGAGCTGAAAGCCACGTGCGGCGGCGACAAGCAGTCCCCCGTGAACATTGACAGGCGCCGGCTGCAGCGGGACAGCGGCCTCGGGGACATCCTCTTCGAGGGCTACGACCAGGCCCCGCCGGGCAAGTGGAGGCTGGCAAACAACGGGCACACGG TGGTGCTGAGCCTGGCGAGCGAGTTGGCCTCCGAGCACATCACCATCAGCGGCGGGGGCCTCCCCAGCAGGTACCGCGCTCTGCAGCTCCACTTCCACTGGGGCAGCCCAGCCGGGAACGGCTCCGAGCACACCCTCGACGGGCGCCAGCTCCCCATGGAG CTGCACATTGTCCACATCAATGTCAAGTACCGGACGCTGGCAGAGGCCAAGGGGCATCCCAACGGGCTGGCCGTCCTCGGCTTCTTCTTCCAG GTCTCTGAAACCCCTAACGCCAACTACAACACCATCGTGGCGGGGCTGAGGAACGTCTCCCAGGCTG GGGACTCCGTGGATTTGGCCTCCACCTTCCGCCTGAGCACCCTGCTGCCGCATGCCGGCCGGCTCTCTGGGTACTACCGCTACCAGGGCTCCCTCACTACCCCTGACTGCAGCGAGGTCGTCGTCTGGACCGTCTTCGAGGAGCCGGTGGAGATCGGCCGGGAGCAG CTGCGGGCGTTTGTCAGCACCCTCCACTTCCCGGCCGCCGGTCCCACGCTCCTAAAAATGACCAACAACTTCCGTCCGCCGCAGCCCCTCCGCAGCCGGAAGGTCTTCGCCTCCAGGGCGGCCACAGCCAGCGGCGGGTCCCTGTGCGGGGGCTGccaccagctcctctcccccctgctcctgctcGCCTCGCTCGGCCCCTTCTCACCCACCCCGTAG
- the LOC115346613 gene encoding carbonic anhydrase 15-like isoform X2: MYAGDLAWLRGGRMKDVVSSYENSTELQDQLRAPHQHHRSRRPARPSHWKELKATCGGDKQSPVNIDRRRLQRDSGLGDILFEGYDQAPPGKWRLANNGHTVVLSLASELASEHITISGGGLPSRYRALQLHFHWGSPAGNGSEHTLDGRQLPMELHIVHINVKYRTLAEAKGHPNGLAVLGFFFQVSETPNANYNTIVAGLRNVSQAGDSVDLASTFRLSTLLPHAGRLSGYYRYQGSLTTPDCSEVVVWTVFEEPVEIGREQLRAFVSTLHFPAAGPTLLKMTNNFRPPQPLRSRKVFASRAATASGGSLCGGCHQLLSPLLLLASLGPFSPTP, translated from the exons ATGTATGCGGGGGACCTCGCCTGGCTCCGTGGCGGCAGGATGAAGGATGTGGTCTCTTCCTATGAgaacagcacagagctgcaggatCAGCTGCGAGCTCCCCACCAACACCACCGCAGCAGGAGACCGGCAA gaCCCAGCCACTGGAAGGAGCTGAAAGCCACGTGCGGCGGCGACAAGCAGTCCCCCGTGAACATTGACAGGCGCCGGCTGCAGCGGGACAGCGGCCTCGGGGACATCCTCTTCGAGGGCTACGACCAGGCCCCGCCGGGCAAGTGGAGGCTGGCAAACAACGGGCACACGG TGGTGCTGAGCCTGGCGAGCGAGTTGGCCTCCGAGCACATCACCATCAGCGGCGGGGGCCTCCCCAGCAGGTACCGCGCTCTGCAGCTCCACTTCCACTGGGGCAGCCCAGCCGGGAACGGCTCCGAGCACACCCTCGACGGGCGCCAGCTCCCCATGGAG CTGCACATTGTCCACATCAATGTCAAGTACCGGACGCTGGCAGAGGCCAAGGGGCATCCCAACGGGCTGGCCGTCCTCGGCTTCTTCTTCCAG GTCTCTGAAACCCCTAACGCCAACTACAACACCATCGTGGCGGGGCTGAGGAACGTCTCCCAGGCTG GGGACTCCGTGGATTTGGCCTCCACCTTCCGCCTGAGCACCCTGCTGCCGCATGCCGGCCGGCTCTCTGGGTACTACCGCTACCAGGGCTCCCTCACTACCCCTGACTGCAGCGAGGTCGTCGTCTGGACCGTCTTCGAGGAGCCGGTGGAGATCGGCCGGGAGCAG CTGCGGGCGTTTGTCAGCACCCTCCACTTCCCGGCCGCCGGTCCCACGCTCCTAAAAATGACCAACAACTTCCGTCCGCCGCAGCCCCTCCGCAGCCGGAAGGTCTTCGCCTCCAGGGCGGCCACAGCCAGCGGCGGGTCCCTGTGCGGGGGCTGccaccagctcctctcccccctgctcctgctcGCCTCGCTCGGCCCCTTCTCACCCACCCCGTAG
- the LOC115346613 gene encoding carbonic anhydrase 15-like isoform X4, with protein MGSQGLGITFLTLPLVVRAAAGGPSHWKELKATCGGDKQSPVNIDRRRLQRDSGLGDILFEGYDQAPPGKWRLANNGHTVVLSLASELASEHITISGGGLPSRYRALQLHFHWGSPAGNGSEHTLDGRQLPMELHIVHINVKYRTLAEAKGHPNGLAVLGFFFQVSETPNANYNTIVAGLRNVSQAGDSVDLASTFRLSTLLPHAGRLSGYYRYQGSLTTPDCSEVVVWTVFEEPVEIGREQLRAFVSTLHFPAAGPTLLKMTNNFRPPQPLRSRKVFASRAATASGGSLCGGCHQLLSPLLLLASLGPFSPTP; from the exons ATGGGGTCGCAGGGGCTGGGGATAACTTTTCTGACTTTGCCTCTCGTCGTGAGAGCAGCGGCGGGAG gaCCCAGCCACTGGAAGGAGCTGAAAGCCACGTGCGGCGGCGACAAGCAGTCCCCCGTGAACATTGACAGGCGCCGGCTGCAGCGGGACAGCGGCCTCGGGGACATCCTCTTCGAGGGCTACGACCAGGCCCCGCCGGGCAAGTGGAGGCTGGCAAACAACGGGCACACGG TGGTGCTGAGCCTGGCGAGCGAGTTGGCCTCCGAGCACATCACCATCAGCGGCGGGGGCCTCCCCAGCAGGTACCGCGCTCTGCAGCTCCACTTCCACTGGGGCAGCCCAGCCGGGAACGGCTCCGAGCACACCCTCGACGGGCGCCAGCTCCCCATGGAG CTGCACATTGTCCACATCAATGTCAAGTACCGGACGCTGGCAGAGGCCAAGGGGCATCCCAACGGGCTGGCCGTCCTCGGCTTCTTCTTCCAG GTCTCTGAAACCCCTAACGCCAACTACAACACCATCGTGGCGGGGCTGAGGAACGTCTCCCAGGCTG GGGACTCCGTGGATTTGGCCTCCACCTTCCGCCTGAGCACCCTGCTGCCGCATGCCGGCCGGCTCTCTGGGTACTACCGCTACCAGGGCTCCCTCACTACCCCTGACTGCAGCGAGGTCGTCGTCTGGACCGTCTTCGAGGAGCCGGTGGAGATCGGCCGGGAGCAG CTGCGGGCGTTTGTCAGCACCCTCCACTTCCCGGCCGCCGGTCCCACGCTCCTAAAAATGACCAACAACTTCCGTCCGCCGCAGCCCCTCCGCAGCCGGAAGGTCTTCGCCTCCAGGGCGGCCACAGCCAGCGGCGGGTCCCTGTGCGGGGGCTGccaccagctcctctcccccctgctcctgctcGCCTCGCTCGGCCCCTTCTCACCCACCCCGTAG
- the LOC115345496 gene encoding immunoglobulin lambda-1 light chain isoform X2: protein MAWATLLLAVLAHSSGSLVQAALTQPLSVSVNVGQTVRITCSGFNVNSSVAWYQQKAPGGPPVTVSYWNDKRPSGMPSRFSASKSGTTSTLTVTGVQVEDEAVYYCGGHSSSSSNAVFGAGTLLTVLGQPKASPSVYLFPPSPDELSTQSKATLVCLLGDFYPGAVQVTWTADGRTLSSGVETSQPQRQTNNQYMASSYLTLSASDWKSHETYACKVTHEAGNVEKSLKRSECS, encoded by the exons ATGGCCTGGGCCACTCTACTCCTCGCTGTGCTCGCTCACAGCTCAG gtTCCCTGGTCCAGGCAGCGCTGACTCAGCCGCTCTCCGTGTCAGTGAACGTGGGACAAACTGTCAGGATCACCTGCTCTGGGTTTAATGTCAACAGTTCTGTTGCCTGGTACCAGCAGAAGGCACCTGGTGGTCCCCCTGTCACTGTCAGCTACTGGAATGACAAGAGACCCTCAGGCATGCCCTCACGATTCTCCGCATCCAAGTCCGGCACGACCAGCACATTAACTGTCACTGGGGTCCAAGTTGAGGACGAGGCTGTCTATTACTGTGGTGGccatagcagcagcagcagcaatgc TGTATTCGGGGCCGGGACCCTGTTGACCGTCCTAG GCCAGCCCAAGGCCTCGCCCTCCGTCTACCTCTTCCCGCCGTCCCCCGACGAGCTCTCGACGCAGAGCAAAGCCACCCTGGTGTGTCTGCTGGGAGACTTCTACCCCGGCGCCGTGCAGGTGACCTGGACGGCCGATGGCCGTACCCTCTCCAGCGGCGTCGAGACCAGCCAGCCCCAGCGGCAGACCAACAACCAGTACATGGCCAGCAGCTACCTGACGCTGAGTGCCTCCGACTGGAAGAGCCACGAGACCTACGCCTGCAAGGTCACGCACGAGGCCGGCAATGTGGAGAAGAGCCTGAAGAGATCCGAGTGCTCCTAA
- the LOC115345496 gene encoding immunoglobulin lambda-1 light chain isoform X3, with protein sequence MAWATLLLAVLAHSSGSLVQAALTQPLSVSVNVGQTVRITCSGFNVNSSVAWYQQKAPGGPPVTVSYWNDKRPSGMPSRFSASKSGTTSTLTVTGVQVEDEAVYYCGGHSSSSSNGVFGAGTLLTVLGQPKASPSVYLFPPSPDELSTQSKATLVCLLGDFYPGAVQVTWTADGRTLSSGVETSQPQRQTNNQYMASSYLTLSASDWKSHETYACKVTHEAGNVEKSLKRSECS encoded by the exons ATGGCCTGGGCCACTCTACTCCTCGCTGTGCTCGCTCACAGCTCAG gtTCCCTGGTCCAGGCAGCGCTGACTCAGCCGCTCTCCGTGTCAGTGAACGTGGGACAAACTGTCAGGATCACCTGCTCTGGGTTTAATGTCAACAGTTCTGTTGCCTGGTACCAGCAGAAGGCACCTGGTGGTCCCCCTGTCACTGTCAGCTACTGGAATGACAAGAGACCCTCAGGCATGCCCTCACGATTCTCCGCATCCAAGTCCGGCACGACCAGCACATTAACTGTCACTGGGGTCCAAGTTGAGGACGAGGCTGTCTATTACTGTGGTGGccatagcagcagcagcagcaa TGGTGTATTCGGGGCCGGGACCCTGTTGACCGTCCTAG GCCAGCCCAAGGCCTCGCCCTCCGTCTACCTCTTCCCGCCGTCCCCCGACGAGCTCTCGACGCAGAGCAAAGCCACCCTGGTGTGTCTGCTGGGAGACTTCTACCCCGGCGCCGTGCAGGTGACCTGGACGGCCGATGGCCGTACCCTCTCCAGCGGCGTCGAGACCAGCCAGCCCCAGCGGCAGACCAACAACCAGTACATGGCCAGCAGCTACCTGACGCTGAGTGCCTCCGACTGGAAGAGCCACGAGACCTACGCCTGCAAGGTCACGCACGAGGCCGGCAATGTGGAGAAGAGCCTGAAGAGATCCGAGTGCTCCTAA
- the LOC115346613 gene encoding carbonic anhydrase 15-like isoform X1 yields the protein MYAGDLAWLRGGRMKDVVSSYENSTELQDQLRAPHQHHRSRRPARQWCYDSQDPKCGPSHWKELKATCGGDKQSPVNIDRRRLQRDSGLGDILFEGYDQAPPGKWRLANNGHTVVLSLASELASEHITISGGGLPSRYRALQLHFHWGSPAGNGSEHTLDGRQLPMELHIVHINVKYRTLAEAKGHPNGLAVLGFFFQVSETPNANYNTIVAGLRNVSQAGDSVDLASTFRLSTLLPHAGRLSGYYRYQGSLTTPDCSEVVVWTVFEEPVEIGREQLRAFVSTLHFPAAGPTLLKMTNNFRPPQPLRSRKVFASRAATASGGSLCGGCHQLLSPLLLLASLGPFSPTP from the exons ATGTATGCGGGGGACCTCGCCTGGCTCCGTGGCGGCAGGATGAAGGATGTGGTCTCTTCCTATGAgaacagcacagagctgcaggatCAGCTGCGAGCTCCCCACCAACACCACCGCAGCAGGAGACCGGCAA GGCAGTGGTGTTATGACTCGCAGGACCCCAAATGTG gaCCCAGCCACTGGAAGGAGCTGAAAGCCACGTGCGGCGGCGACAAGCAGTCCCCCGTGAACATTGACAGGCGCCGGCTGCAGCGGGACAGCGGCCTCGGGGACATCCTCTTCGAGGGCTACGACCAGGCCCCGCCGGGCAAGTGGAGGCTGGCAAACAACGGGCACACGG TGGTGCTGAGCCTGGCGAGCGAGTTGGCCTCCGAGCACATCACCATCAGCGGCGGGGGCCTCCCCAGCAGGTACCGCGCTCTGCAGCTCCACTTCCACTGGGGCAGCCCAGCCGGGAACGGCTCCGAGCACACCCTCGACGGGCGCCAGCTCCCCATGGAG CTGCACATTGTCCACATCAATGTCAAGTACCGGACGCTGGCAGAGGCCAAGGGGCATCCCAACGGGCTGGCCGTCCTCGGCTTCTTCTTCCAG GTCTCTGAAACCCCTAACGCCAACTACAACACCATCGTGGCGGGGCTGAGGAACGTCTCCCAGGCTG GGGACTCCGTGGATTTGGCCTCCACCTTCCGCCTGAGCACCCTGCTGCCGCATGCCGGCCGGCTCTCTGGGTACTACCGCTACCAGGGCTCCCTCACTACCCCTGACTGCAGCGAGGTCGTCGTCTGGACCGTCTTCGAGGAGCCGGTGGAGATCGGCCGGGAGCAG CTGCGGGCGTTTGTCAGCACCCTCCACTTCCCGGCCGCCGGTCCCACGCTCCTAAAAATGACCAACAACTTCCGTCCGCCGCAGCCCCTCCGCAGCCGGAAGGTCTTCGCCTCCAGGGCGGCCACAGCCAGCGGCGGGTCCCTGTGCGGGGGCTGccaccagctcctctcccccctgctcctgctcGCCTCGCTCGGCCCCTTCTCACCCACCCCGTAG